The sequence below is a genomic window from Fibrobacter sp..
TCCCGTCAAAAGGGACATGGCGGAATTCAGCAGAAACGTCAGCAGAATAAAGCTTGTGGGGTGAATCAGCTCCACGGCGTAGCTCACAATCGTCGGGATAGTTCCGCTGGCACGCCACAAGGAAGTCAAAAGCCCCAGCAGAACAAACAACAGCAAAATGCCACGGGCTGTCTTTACGCCGTTCCAGCACATTTCCGCAGTTTTCCGCAGGCCGCAGCGACGAACTCCATAACCGCCAAAAAGCAGTAGTCCAAAGCCCAGCGCATACAGCAAAGGCACGCCAACCACAAGTGACGTCAAAAGCGCTACGCAAAAGATGGCAAGGACTGCAACTTCTATCATAAAGTTTCTTCTCGACAATAGTAGAATATTTCAGCTTACATAAAGCTTTAACGGCAAATCATTACAAAATCAGCCCCAAAAAACACATAATTTCGCATTACCGTGCTTTTTTCTTGACATTTTTAGCACAAGAGTGTATATTTGTGCAGTAAACAAACGTTCATATATACTATACAGATTTTATGATTGAGCATATCAAAGGCAAGCTAGAAGAAAAGACCCCCACCTTCGTAGTGGTCGATGTCAACGGAGTTGGCTACGGAATCAACATTTCCGCCTATACAGCTGGCAAATTGCCCGAGGTTGGCAACGACGTAACCCTCCATACCAATCTTGTGGTTCGAGAAGATTCCATGACGCTTTTCGGATTTGCCGATACAACAGAAAAGCAGGTATTCCTGATGATGCTCGATGTAAACGGGGTTGGTCCCAAGATGGCCCAACGTATATTGAGCGGTGTTTCTCCGGCTGATTTACTAAACATGATTGCCAGCGACAACAAGTCTGCCCTAGGCAAGATCAAGGGGCTCGGTAAAAAGACCTGCGAACAGATGGTGCTTACCCTAAAAGATAAGGCAGGAGTCATGCTCCAGGGCCTTGGCAACGTAGAAGGAAGCGGCATTACAAGCATGGGCGCCCTTACCGGAGCCAAGATGGAAGCCGTTCTTGCACTCCATACCCTGGGTGTCAAGGATCCTGCAGCAGAAAAGGCCGTAGTCAAGGCTGTAGAAGTTCTTGGAAACGAGGCCGACGCAGCAGCCCTGATTCCCGAAGCCCTAAAGTATCTATAGACCCAGGCAACGTACCTTATGGAAGACCAGCGCATTATTTCTCCTGAACGTCGCTCAGGCGACGAAAATGATATGGAAAGGAACCTCCGTCCGCCTTCACTTGAGGAATTTACCGGACAGAAGAGCATCAAAGAGAGCCTATCCATCGCCATGGAAGCAGCAAAGCACCGCGGCGACTCGCTGGACCATTGCCTGTTTTCT
It includes:
- the ruvA gene encoding Holliday junction branch migration protein RuvA, giving the protein MIEHIKGKLEEKTPTFVVVDVNGVGYGINISAYTAGKLPEVGNDVTLHTNLVVREDSMTLFGFADTTEKQVFLMMLDVNGVGPKMAQRILSGVSPADLLNMIASDNKSALGKIKGLGKKTCEQMVLTLKDKAGVMLQGLGNVEGSGITSMGALTGAKMEAVLALHTLGVKDPAAEKAVVKAVEVLGNEADAAALIPEALKYL